In Hyphomicrobium denitrificans 1NES1, one DNA window encodes the following:
- a CDS encoding cobalt-precorrin-6A reductase: MDATTQRPLNLLLLGGTSEAARLAKELACMPGIATVLSLAGRTSKAAPSPVPVRIGGFGGIDGLENYLRQENVDVVVDATHPFAAQISNNAATACTMANVPLLAIERPPWEQTIRDNWSEHATIEGAVTALPEEPSTIFSALGRSSIPLLCAKPQHRYVIRVVDPMTPPPELSDAVIISARGPFRAEDDIALFREYRIVCVLAKNSGGDATYAKIEAAQQLQLPVYMVKRPTIVKRPAVTTIQDALAWITHHHSSRAKRGV, translated from the coding sequence ATGGACGCGACGACGCAACGACCGCTCAACCTGCTCCTGCTCGGAGGGACGAGCGAGGCTGCCCGCCTTGCGAAGGAACTGGCGTGCATGCCGGGCATCGCGACGGTACTTTCGCTCGCGGGACGGACAAGCAAGGCTGCGCCGAGTCCGGTGCCGGTCCGTATCGGTGGTTTCGGCGGCATCGACGGTCTTGAGAATTATCTGCGGCAGGAAAACGTCGACGTCGTCGTCGATGCGACGCATCCCTTCGCGGCTCAGATCAGCAACAATGCCGCCACCGCTTGCACGATGGCGAACGTGCCGTTGCTCGCGATCGAGCGGCCGCCCTGGGAGCAGACCATTCGCGATAATTGGAGCGAGCACGCTACAATCGAAGGTGCCGTCACGGCATTGCCCGAGGAGCCAAGCACCATATTCTCGGCGCTCGGCCGGTCGTCGATCCCATTGCTTTGCGCGAAACCCCAGCATCGTTACGTCATCCGCGTCGTCGATCCGATGACTCCACCTCCGGAGCTTTCGGATGCAGTCATCATTTCTGCGCGCGGCCCGTTCCGTGCGGAAGACGATATCGCTTTGTTTCGTGAATATCGGATCGTGTGCGTCCTCGCGAAGAACTCCGGCGGGGACGCGACTTACGCCAAAATCGAAGCTGCGCAGCAGTTGCAATTGCCAGTTTACATGGTCAAACGGCCGACGATCGTGAAACGGCCTGCCGTCACGACGATCCAAGATGCGTTGGCATGGATCACGCATCATCATTCGTCTCGCGCGAAACGCGGTGTGTAA
- the cobJ gene encoding precorrin-3B C(17)-methyltransferase has product MSGQLTIVGLGPGPAEWITPAADATVSMADVVLGYERYIARLAPRRGQIFEASDNREELARATRALELATSGKRVVLVSGGDPGVFAMAAAVFEAVDKKPALANDIDIRVEPGVTAMLAAASRIGAPLGHDFCAISLSDNLKPWATIEKRLRLAAEADFVIALYNPASKARPDQIREAFRILSTIRAPETIVAFARAVGRSDESIEITTLADAPEAICDMRTVVLIGSPATRAVQGRDGRKWVYTPRFARDE; this is encoded by the coding sequence ATGAGCGGACAACTGACCATCGTTGGCCTCGGGCCGGGACCGGCCGAGTGGATCACTCCTGCCGCCGATGCAACCGTATCGATGGCGGACGTGGTGCTTGGGTATGAGCGCTATATCGCGCGATTGGCGCCACGCCGCGGTCAAATCTTCGAAGCTTCCGACAATCGCGAGGAGCTTGCGCGTGCGACCCGGGCTCTCGAACTTGCGACCTCAGGCAAACGCGTCGTGCTCGTCTCAGGCGGAGATCCAGGTGTATTCGCAATGGCCGCGGCGGTGTTCGAAGCGGTCGACAAGAAGCCGGCCTTGGCGAACGATATCGATATTCGCGTCGAGCCCGGTGTAACGGCGATGCTTGCGGCAGCGTCACGCATCGGTGCGCCGTTGGGTCATGATTTCTGCGCGATATCGCTGTCGGATAATCTGAAACCCTGGGCGACGATCGAGAAACGCTTGCGTCTTGCAGCCGAGGCGGATTTCGTGATCGCGCTCTATAATCCCGCGTCGAAGGCACGCCCGGATCAGATCCGCGAAGCATTCCGCATTTTAAGTACGATCCGCGCACCGGAAACGATCGTGGCCTTCGCGCGCGCCGTTGGCCGCAGCGACGAGTCGATCGAGATCACGACGCTGGCAGATGCACCGGAAGCCATATGCGACATGCGCACGGTTGTTCTTATCGGCTCTCCGGCGACGCGCGCGGTTCAAGGCAGGGACGGCCGCAAATGGGTTTACACACCGCGTTTCGCGCGAGACGAATGA
- a CDS encoding precorrin-2 C(20)-methyltransferase — MTVRPSGTLYGVGLGPGDPELVTLKAARILKTAPIIAYFRKKGRPGHAWTIAASHLNGEATEAAFEYPVTTEIDFREDAYVDAIRDFYTESARSIMHHLAEGRDVALLCEGDPFFYGSFLHMYDRIRKSFPVRVVPGITGMSGCWTAAAAPITYGDDILMVLPGTLDRAALASHLKTADAAVIMKVGHNLDKIKQALVDAGRSAEAIYVERGTMQGERVVPLAKLEDCAVPYFSIILLPGGRGRRIA; from the coding sequence ATGACGGTCAGACCATCTGGAACATTGTACGGTGTCGGTCTCGGTCCCGGAGACCCGGAGCTCGTGACGCTCAAGGCTGCGCGCATTCTCAAAACCGCACCGATCATCGCATACTTTCGCAAAAAGGGTCGGCCGGGGCATGCATGGACGATTGCGGCGTCGCATTTGAACGGCGAGGCGACTGAGGCCGCTTTCGAATATCCAGTGACGACGGAAATCGATTTTCGGGAAGATGCTTATGTCGACGCCATCCGCGATTTCTACACCGAAAGCGCGCGATCGATCATGCACCATCTCGCCGAAGGTCGCGATGTTGCGCTGCTCTGCGAAGGCGATCCATTCTTCTACGGGTCGTTCCTCCATATGTATGACCGCATCAGGAAGTCGTTTCCAGTTCGCGTCGTCCCCGGCATCACGGGTATGTCGGGATGCTGGACCGCCGCCGCGGCGCCGATCACCTACGGAGACGACATCCTGATGGTGTTGCCCGGTACGCTGGATCGTGCCGCCCTCGCATCGCATCTGAAGACGGCCGATGCGGCGGTGATCATGAAGGTCGGCCACAACCTCGATAAGATCAAACAAGCGCTCGTCGACGCCGGTCGCTCCGCCGAGGCTATCTACGTCGAGCGCGGCACAATGCAGGGCGAAAGAGTCGTACCCCTCGCAAAACTCGAAGACTGCGCCGTGCCCTATTTCTCGATCATTCTTCTGCCCGGCGGGCGTGGACGGCGCATCGCATGA
- a CDS encoding precorrin-8X methylmutase gives MTTQDYIRDGAAIYARSFSIIRAEADLAGLTPEEERVAVRIIHACGMVDIVRDLVMSPTFAVSASAALKSGVPILCDSMMVADGVTRARLPAKNDVICTLRDPRVPQIAIDIGNTRTAAAMELWRPHLAGSLIVVGNAPTALFRLLEMLDEGAQKPAAVIGMPVGFVGAAESKEALAADGRIPFAIIKGRKGGSAMAAAAVNALASEAE, from the coding sequence ATGACGACCCAAGATTACATTCGCGACGGAGCGGCGATCTATGCGCGTTCGTTCTCGATCATTCGCGCAGAGGCCGACCTTGCTGGCCTAACTCCTGAGGAAGAGCGCGTCGCAGTCCGTATCATTCATGCGTGCGGCATGGTCGATATCGTGCGCGACCTCGTCATGTCGCCGACCTTCGCGGTATCGGCATCGGCTGCGTTGAAGAGCGGCGTACCGATACTCTGCGACTCGATGATGGTCGCAGATGGCGTGACGCGCGCGAGGCTTCCGGCAAAGAATGACGTCATATGCACGCTGCGCGATCCGCGCGTGCCGCAAATCGCAATAGACATAGGCAACACCCGCACCGCCGCCGCGATGGAACTGTGGCGACCGCATCTTGCCGGATCGCTCATTGTCGTCGGCAATGCACCGACGGCCCTTTTCCGTCTGTTGGAAATGCTCGATGAAGGCGCGCAGAAACCCGCGGCAGTCATCGGAATGCCCGTCGGCTTTGTCGGAGCGGCGGAATCCAAAGAGGCTCTTGCTGCTGACGGCCGTATTCCATTCGCAATCATAAAAGGCCGCAAAGGCGGGAGCGCCATGGCCGCTGCTGCCGTCAACGCGCTTGCAAGCGAGGCCGAATGA
- the cobG gene encoding precorrin-3B synthase: MIARSSLRKGWCPGALRPMESGDGLILRIRPRVGTLPISALSTIAKTAAEFGSGEIDLTNRGNLQLRGLTAASHSQALADLGDAGLIDADERAEAVRNIIVDPLSGIDPARTDIRSLTGRLENILIEDRTFWQLPGKFGFSFSGTAEARVGDRSTDIMVSSIAPETYAVSLDGNIEVGALLPPHRVVEAVTGLTAVFLELRASDLAIGRMKDAVARSGSATIYAAAGLESTKLAATEIDAVSLPPAGSLNHRGQVFAAGVGLPFGRIDAHQLGALYAVASNAGTDVVRMSPQRVLVFPVDDDTKRDNILTEAKRQGLITEPDDPRLLFDVCPGSPACANATTETRRDARRIADAVRGRPSLPSIHVSGCEKGCARRGAAALTLVARDGRYDVICNDDPAGPVALAAVSPAEIDSAVARFILEHAR, from the coding sequence ATGATCGCGCGATCTTCCCTGCGCAAGGGCTGGTGCCCGGGTGCATTGCGGCCGATGGAATCGGGCGATGGGCTGATACTGCGGATCAGGCCACGCGTCGGAACGCTGCCCATCTCGGCCTTGTCGACGATCGCGAAAACCGCTGCCGAGTTTGGCTCTGGTGAAATCGATCTGACCAATCGCGGCAATCTGCAGTTACGCGGCCTTACAGCGGCAAGCCATTCGCAAGCGCTGGCGGACTTGGGCGACGCCGGCTTGATAGATGCCGATGAGAGAGCCGAGGCGGTACGCAATATTATCGTCGATCCGCTGAGCGGCATCGACCCGGCACGCACCGATATCCGCTCACTAACGGGACGGCTCGAAAATATTCTCATTGAAGATCGCACGTTCTGGCAATTGCCCGGAAAATTTGGATTCAGTTTTTCAGGAACGGCAGAGGCACGCGTAGGCGATCGCTCGACCGACATCATGGTATCGTCGATTGCGCCCGAAACGTATGCAGTTTCACTGGATGGCAACATCGAGGTCGGCGCGCTTCTTCCTCCGCACCGCGTCGTCGAAGCCGTCACGGGTTTAACGGCAGTCTTCCTGGAGCTTCGCGCAAGCGATCTGGCGATCGGACGAATGAAGGATGCCGTTGCACGCAGCGGCAGCGCAACGATCTACGCGGCGGCTGGCCTTGAATCGACAAAGCTCGCAGCCACCGAGATAGATGCAGTTTCGTTGCCCCCAGCAGGCTCGTTAAATCATCGCGGGCAGGTGTTCGCTGCCGGGGTTGGCCTCCCCTTCGGACGGATCGATGCACATCAGCTCGGAGCATTGTATGCAGTCGCGTCGAACGCCGGAACAGACGTCGTGCGGATGAGCCCGCAGCGTGTTCTCGTCTTTCCGGTCGACGATGACACAAAGCGCGATAACATATTGACCGAAGCGAAGCGCCAAGGCCTCATCACGGAGCCCGACGATCCACGACTCCTTTTCGACGTCTGCCCCGGCTCCCCGGCATGCGCGAATGCGACGACCGAAACCCGGCGCGACGCGCGGCGCATCGCCGATGCCGTTCGCGGGCGGCCGTCTTTGCCTTCAATTCATGTTTCAGGCTGCGAAAAGGGATGCGCCCGGCGCGGAGCCGCCGCATTGACACTCGTCGCTCGCGATGGCCGTTACGACGTGATCTGTAACGATGACCCTGCTGGGCCTGTCGCCCTCGCAGCCGTAAGTCCAGCGGAAATCGATTCAGCCGTCGCACGTTTTATTCTCGAGCATGCCCGATGA
- the cobN gene encoding cobaltochelatase subunit CobN produces the protein MHIVVREARELDEAAAVQDLGLSPADILVLSFSDSDLAMAAAAFRDVPKAERPSLRVASLSALRHPMSVDLFIDATVKGSKAVLVRLLGGLDYWRYGGEQLSRRCRELGVALAIVPGDGRPDLRLAALSTLPSDDLAHLEALLDEGGIENTRAGLTALLARASGDTDAMPGVRAIPAYGIYRENLEKARGSAVIVFYRSHLLAGDVAPLDALADALEQRGLPATAIFLPSLKTPAAADWLRSELKKIAPAVIVNATAFAARDGEQTSPLDVADCPVLQVALTNAPQTLWERSQRGVSASDMAMHVVLPELDGRLFAGVVSFKESDDTTNDLGVSLLRHMPYDHGIAHVADLAAAWTRLRTMPRTERRVGLLLSTYPGRPDQIAHAVGLDGFESALRIVDRLKREGYGVADAPETARDVTDMLTAPETISWSLDAYKSAFRKLPQGFQDLVMSAWGAPEEDAFCVGGAFPFRAAHFENLIVGLQPERGQPQDRKAEYHDPNTPPRHSYVAFYLWLRHVAKIDALIHLGAHGTLEWLPGKAVAGSETCAPRAILGSLPLVYPFIVNDPGEAAQAKRRIAAVTLGHLPPPMTDAGISGPLSEVERLVDEFSSADGLDPRRRKSLSEQIVDAATRAGIAERCGLTTGMPAADALVCIDAFLCDVKELSIRDGLHVLNDAELDAIVRALDGKFIEPGPAGAPSRGRSDVLPTGRNLFSVDPRAIPTPTAWANGKRAAKAILERYVSDHGEWPRAIVLDLWGSATLRTGGEELATALALLGVRPAWDERSYRVTGVETEAVAELGRPRVDVTLRISGLFRDMFGAQLALFDTAVALVAQLREDASDNPLVECAKTEMHLDRIFGPADRSFGSGVMQLIDRGVWANQAELGASYIESSAHAYNADGTSAAAGNDFESRVKNADAFVHIQDHREIDLLTGGDFAAHEGGFAAAAASVGNGKVSLYHGDTGVPEAPRVRTLAEECARVVHGRAANPRWIDGQMRHGFRGAAEMAQSVDAAFAFAATAKVIDDGGFERLYQAYLGDPAVAAFIARENPAAIDAMRRRFDEAIARGLWHPRRNDIAMRPEGHAKPDHPSSREAAE, from the coding sequence ATGCATATCGTTGTTCGTGAGGCCAGAGAGCTTGACGAGGCTGCAGCCGTGCAGGACCTCGGGCTCTCACCCGCGGATATCTTGGTTCTGTCGTTTTCGGACTCGGACTTGGCGATGGCCGCCGCGGCGTTCCGCGACGTGCCGAAAGCCGAGCGGCCGAGCCTGCGCGTCGCCAGTTTGAGCGCACTCCGGCATCCGATGTCGGTCGACCTGTTCATCGACGCGACGGTGAAAGGCTCGAAGGCGGTTCTCGTGCGCCTGCTCGGCGGCCTCGATTACTGGCGCTACGGCGGCGAGCAGTTGAGTCGGCGATGCCGCGAGCTTGGAGTCGCATTAGCGATCGTTCCCGGCGACGGGCGGCCGGACTTGCGCCTTGCTGCACTCTCGACGCTTCCGAGCGATGACTTGGCGCATCTCGAAGCATTGCTCGACGAAGGCGGCATCGAGAATACGCGAGCGGGGCTCACTGCCTTGTTGGCTCGGGCGTCGGGCGACACCGACGCAATGCCGGGCGTTCGCGCCATCCCGGCATACGGCATCTATCGAGAAAATTTGGAAAAGGCGCGCGGCTCCGCCGTTATCGTCTTCTACCGATCGCATCTGCTGGCGGGCGACGTCGCGCCACTCGATGCGCTCGCCGATGCGCTGGAGCAACGTGGACTGCCGGCCACAGCAATCTTTTTGCCGAGCCTTAAGACGCCCGCTGCCGCCGACTGGCTACGAAGCGAGCTGAAGAAGATTGCTCCTGCCGTCATCGTCAACGCCACGGCGTTCGCGGCGCGCGACGGAGAGCAGACCTCGCCGCTCGACGTCGCCGACTGCCCGGTTCTGCAAGTCGCCCTGACGAACGCGCCGCAAACGCTATGGGAGCGATCGCAGCGCGGCGTCAGCGCATCGGATATGGCAATGCACGTCGTCCTGCCGGAGCTTGACGGCCGGTTGTTCGCCGGCGTCGTTTCGTTCAAAGAGTCCGACGATACGACCAACGATCTCGGTGTCTCGCTGCTCCGGCATATGCCGTATGATCATGGAATTGCTCACGTCGCCGACCTCGCTGCCGCATGGACGCGCCTCCGCACAATGCCACGGACCGAACGCCGCGTTGGCCTTCTGTTATCGACCTATCCGGGTCGCCCTGACCAGATTGCGCACGCCGTCGGGCTCGACGGGTTTGAAAGCGCGTTGCGTATCGTCGATCGCTTGAAACGCGAAGGTTACGGCGTAGCGGACGCCCCGGAAACAGCGCGCGACGTCACCGACATGCTGACGGCCCCGGAGACGATCTCATGGTCGCTCGATGCTTACAAAAGCGCATTCAGGAAGTTGCCGCAGGGCTTCCAGGATTTGGTGATGTCGGCCTGGGGTGCGCCTGAAGAAGATGCATTTTGCGTCGGCGGCGCTTTCCCGTTCCGAGCCGCGCACTTCGAAAATCTGATCGTCGGATTGCAGCCCGAGCGCGGACAGCCGCAGGACCGTAAAGCCGAATATCACGATCCCAACACGCCACCGCGCCACAGCTACGTCGCGTTCTATCTCTGGCTTAGACACGTCGCGAAAATCGATGCGCTCATCCATTTAGGCGCCCACGGCACGCTAGAATGGCTGCCCGGAAAAGCCGTTGCGGGCAGCGAAACCTGCGCGCCGCGTGCAATTCTCGGGTCGCTGCCGCTCGTTTATCCGTTCATCGTCAACGATCCCGGCGAAGCCGCGCAGGCGAAGCGTCGCATCGCGGCCGTGACGCTCGGACATCTTCCGCCGCCGATGACCGACGCAGGCATTTCCGGTCCCCTGAGCGAGGTTGAACGTCTCGTCGACGAGTTTTCATCGGCCGACGGCCTTGACCCGCGCAGACGCAAATCATTGTCGGAGCAGATCGTCGACGCCGCCACGCGCGCCGGAATTGCTGAACGATGCGGTCTGACGACAGGTATGCCAGCCGCCGACGCGCTGGTGTGCATCGATGCGTTCCTCTGCGATGTGAAAGAGCTGAGCATCAGAGACGGCTTGCACGTGCTCAATGATGCAGAACTCGATGCCATCGTCCGCGCTCTCGATGGGAAGTTCATCGAGCCAGGGCCGGCAGGGGCGCCAAGCCGCGGCCGGTCCGACGTTTTGCCGACCGGGCGTAATCTCTTCAGCGTCGATCCGCGCGCCATCCCAACGCCAACCGCGTGGGCGAACGGTAAGCGCGCCGCCAAAGCCATCCTCGAACGTTACGTCTCCGATCACGGCGAGTGGCCGCGCGCTATCGTGCTCGACCTCTGGGGCAGCGCCACGCTGCGCACCGGCGGCGAGGAGCTTGCGACGGCGCTTGCATTGTTGGGCGTCCGGCCGGCCTGGGACGAACGCTCCTATCGCGTCACGGGGGTCGAGACGGAGGCGGTCGCTGAACTCGGACGGCCGCGTGTCGACGTCACGCTCCGGATTTCGGGGCTATTCCGCGATATGTTCGGCGCGCAGCTCGCGCTGTTCGACACGGCCGTCGCTCTCGTCGCTCAATTGCGCGAGGATGCAAGCGACAACCCGCTTGTCGAATGTGCAAAGACCGAAATGCACCTCGATCGCATTTTTGGCCCGGCGGACCGGAGCTTCGGCTCGGGTGTCATGCAGTTGATCGACCGCGGTGTGTGGGCAAACCAAGCCGAACTGGGCGCGTCCTACATCGAAAGCTCCGCACACGCATATAACGCCGACGGCACATCCGCCGCTGCGGGGAACGATTTTGAATCGCGCGTAAAGAATGCCGATGCGTTCGTTCACATCCAGGATCATCGCGAGATAGATCTTCTGACCGGCGGCGATTTCGCCGCGCACGAAGGCGGCTTTGCGGCGGCTGCGGCCTCCGTCGGAAATGGGAAGGTGTCGCTCTATCATGGCGATACCGGCGTTCCGGAGGCACCGCGCGTTCGCACGCTTGCAGAAGAATGCGCGCGCGTCGTGCACGGACGAGCTGCAAACCCGCGCTGGATCGACGGTCAGATGCGGCATGGCTTTCGTGGCGCCGCTGAGATGGCGCAGAGCGTCGATGCGGCATTCGCCTTCGCGGCGACGGCAAAGGTCATCGACGATGGCGGGTTCGAACGGCTTTATCAAGCGTATCTCGGCGATCCGGCCGTCGCCGCGTTTATCGCGCGAGAGAATCCTGCTGCAATTGACGCAATGCGACGGCGCTTCGATGAAGCCATCGCGCGTGGCCTTTGGCATCCGCGGCGCAACGATATTGCCATGCGCCCCGAAGGTCATGCCAAACCTGATCACCCTTCATCGCGCGAGGCCGCCGAATGA
- the cobW gene encoding cobalamin biosynthesis protein CobW — MIARKVPVTIVTGFLGAGKTTLVRHAIETADGRRLALIVNEFGDVGVDGTILRSCGIENCPEENIVELTNGCICCTVADDFIPTLEALLSREPAPEHIIIETSGLALPKPLVKAFEWPDIRNRVTVDGVVTVVDGPAVRAGRFVDDPEKIAAQRAADPSVDHENPLEEVYQDQLLCADLVVLNKADLLSDEEIKSLSEEIKGTVPRAIKIVAAREGQVPASVLLGLSAAAEDDLAARPSHHDNEAEHDHDDFETFIVHVPEVSSPDDLASRAKAVANAHDVLRVKGYAAIGGKPMRLLLQGVGARVDTRYERSWHPEEPRIGRLVVIGQKGLDRDAIVRTLTGET; from the coding sequence ATGATTGCACGCAAAGTTCCGGTCACGATTGTCACGGGATTCCTTGGCGCCGGAAAAACGACGCTTGTCCGCCACGCGATTGAAACCGCCGACGGTCGCCGCTTGGCCCTGATCGTCAATGAATTCGGTGACGTTGGCGTCGACGGGACGATTCTGCGTTCATGCGGGATCGAAAATTGCCCGGAAGAGAACATCGTCGAACTGACCAACGGCTGCATTTGCTGCACGGTTGCCGACGATTTCATACCGACGCTCGAAGCGCTGTTGTCGCGTGAGCCTGCGCCCGAGCACATCATCATCGAAACGTCGGGTCTCGCTTTGCCGAAGCCGCTCGTCAAGGCGTTCGAGTGGCCCGATATCCGCAATCGCGTAACCGTCGATGGCGTCGTGACCGTCGTCGATGGACCGGCGGTCAGGGCCGGCCGCTTCGTCGACGACCCGGAGAAGATCGCGGCACAGCGTGCGGCCGATCCTTCGGTCGATCATGAAAACCCGTTGGAAGAAGTCTACCAGGATCAGCTTCTCTGCGCCGATCTCGTTGTGTTGAACAAAGCCGACTTATTATCGGATGAAGAGATCAAGTCGCTCTCGGAAGAGATCAAGGGCACGGTACCGCGCGCGATCAAGATCGTTGCGGCGCGCGAAGGGCAGGTGCCGGCAAGCGTCCTGCTCGGATTATCGGCCGCTGCTGAAGACGATCTCGCAGCGCGCCCGTCGCACCACGATAACGAAGCCGAGCACGATCACGACGACTTCGAAACGTTCATCGTCCATGTTCCGGAAGTTTCCTCTCCCGACGATCTCGCATCGCGCGCCAAGGCCGTCGCCAATGCGCACGACGTTTTGCGCGTTAAAGGTTATGCGGCCATCGGCGGCAAGCCGATGCGACTTCTGCTGCAGGGCGTCGGAGCGCGCGTTGACACGCGCTACGAGCGCTCATGGCATCCGGAAGAGCCGCGCATCGGTCGCCTCGTCGTCATCGGACAAAAAGGTCTCGACCGCGACGCGATCGTTCGAACTTTGACAGGCGAAACCTGA
- the cobU gene encoding bifunctional adenosylcobinamide kinase/adenosylcobinamide-phosphate guanylyltransferase produces the protein MSDQMLPPLTLILGGARSGKSSYAEGLLTALPVPWAYIATAEAFDDEMRRRIEHHQARRGAGWIQYETPLDIAATLSGDAADQPCLVDCLTLWLSNLMHADRNIAHETDNLVGALSKRSAPCIMVSNEVGLGIVPDNDLARLFRDEAGRLNQRIAAVADCVVFVAAGLPMTLKG, from the coding sequence ATGTCCGATCAAATGCTGCCGCCGCTGACGCTGATCCTGGGGGGTGCCCGGTCCGGCAAAAGCTCTTATGCCGAAGGTCTTTTAACGGCGTTGCCGGTGCCGTGGGCGTACATTGCGACGGCTGAAGCCTTCGACGACGAAATGCGGCGCCGCATCGAGCACCATCAAGCACGGCGCGGAGCCGGTTGGATTCAATACGAAACGCCGCTGGACATCGCAGCGACGCTTTCGGGCGACGCTGCCGATCAGCCGTGCCTCGTCGATTGCCTGACACTGTGGCTGTCGAACCTGATGCATGCCGACCGGAATATTGCGCACGAAACGGACAATCTTGTCGGCGCGCTGTCCAAACGTTCCGCACCCTGTATCATGGTATCGAACGAGGTCGGGCTCGGGATTGTGCCCGATAATGATCTGGCGCGGCTGTTCCGCGACGAGGCGGGCCGGCTCAATCAGCGCATCGCGGCGGTCGCCGATTGCGTCGTGTTTGTCGCTGCCGGATTGCCGATGACTTTGAAAGGTTGA
- the cobO gene encoding cob(I)yrinic acid a,c-diamide adenosyltransferase, with amino-acid sequence MSTTPTPVTDDAERHKSKMAKRKAVQDAEVASKTIEKGVLLVHTGPGKGKSTAAFGLALRALGHGWRIGVVQFIKGAWQTGERDALMRFGDQVSWHTMGEGFTWETQDKARDIAAATRAFAKARELMADPTIRLLILDELNIALRYDYLPVDEVVEALRNRRSDLHVVVTGRNAKPELMAIADGVTDMGAVKHHFAAGIKAQEGIEF; translated from the coding sequence ATGAGCACCACACCCACCCCTGTGACCGATGACGCCGAGCGCCACAAGTCAAAAATGGCGAAGCGCAAGGCCGTGCAGGACGCCGAGGTCGCGAGCAAGACGATCGAAAAAGGCGTGCTGCTCGTTCATACTGGACCCGGCAAAGGAAAATCGACGGCAGCGTTCGGGCTCGCTCTGCGCGCTCTCGGTCACGGCTGGCGCATTGGCGTCGTTCAGTTCATCAAGGGCGCGTGGCAGACAGGCGAGCGCGATGCGCTGATGCGCTTCGGCGATCAGGTCTCCTGGCACACGATGGGCGAAGGCTTCACCTGGGAGACGCAGGATAAAGCACGCGATATCGCGGCTGCGACGCGCGCCTTCGCGAAAGCGCGCGAACTAATGGCCGATCCGACGATACGCCTTCTGATTTTGGACGAATTGAACATCGCGCTACGCTACGACTATCTGCCGGTCGACGAGGTTGTCGAGGCGCTTCGCAACCGGCGCAGCGATCTGCATGTCGTCGTCACGGGACGGAACGCGAAGCCGGAACTCATGGCGATTGCCGACGGCGTCACCGACATGGGCGCCGTCAAGCACCACTTCGCGGCGGGCATCAAGGCGCAGGAAGGCATCGAGTTTTAG